The following coding sequences lie in one Chanos chanos chromosome 4, fChaCha1.1, whole genome shotgun sequence genomic window:
- the sufu gene encoding suppressor of fused homolog isoform X4 — MDDLRPSSGVAAGLAPLFPPGLQAIYGECRRLYPDQANPLQVTAIVKYWLGGPDPLDYISMYRNVGCPAQDVLEHWHYISLGLSDLYGDNRVHEFTGPEGPSGFGFELTFRLKREAGETAPPTWPAELMQGLARYVFQSENTFCSGDHISWHSPLDNSESRIQHMLLTEDPQMQPVQTPFGHVNFLQIVGVCAEELQAAQQWNGQGILDLLRGLHVAGGPWLITDMRRGETIFEIDPHLQDRVDKGIETDGSNLSGVSAKCVWDDLSRPPEDEDDSRSICIGSQPRRLSDKGKDTEQIREALRKGLEINSKSVLPPISSQRQSHDQPQSRKDSLESESSAAIVPHELVRTRQLESVHLKFNQESGTLLPLCLRGRLLHGRHFTYKSINGDTAITFVSTGVEGAFATEEHPYAAHGPWLQILLTEEFVEQMLRDLQDLGSHDEIKLPKEYSWPDKKLKISVLPDCVFDSPLQ; from the exons ATGGATGATCTGCGGCCTAGCAGCGGAGTTGCAGCGGGGCTTGCGCCGCTCTTCCCCCCGGGTTTGCAGGCAATTTACGGGGAGTGCAGGCGGCTGTACCCCGACCAAGCGAACCCGCTCCAAGTTACAGCTATTGTCAAATATTG GTTGGGAGGCCCAGATCCGTTGGACTACATAAGCATGTACAGAAATGTTGGTTGTCCGGCTCAGGACGTGCTGGAGCACTGGCACTACATCAGTCTGGGGCTCAGTGACCTGTATGGGGACAACAGAGTGCACGA ATTCACAGGTCCAGAGGGCCCTAGCGGTTTTGGCTTTGAGCTAACTTTTCGGCtaaagagagaggcaggggaaACAGCACCCCCCACCTGGCCAGCTGAGCTCATGCAGGGTTTGGCCCGATATGTCTTTCAGTCAG AGAACACATTCTGCAGTGGGGATCATATCTCGTGGCACAGTCCCCTGGACAACAGTGAGTCCCGGATCCAGCACATGCTCCTGACGGAGGATCCGCAGATGCAGCCTGTGCAGACTCCCTTCGGCCACGTCAACTTCCTGCAG attgtgggtgtgtgtgcagaggaaCTGCAGGCTGCACAGCAGTGGAATGGTCAGGGTATTCTGGACCTGCTGAGGGGACTTCACGT tgcggGTGGTCCATGGTTAATAACTGacatgaggagaggagaaacgATATTTGAAATTGATCCACACTTGCAG GACAGAGTGGATAAGGGCATAGAGACAGATGGCTCTAACCTGAGCGGCGTGAGTGCTAAGTGTGTGTGGGATGATCTGAGCCGGCCGCCAGAAGACGAGGACGACAGCCGAAGCATCTGCATCGGCTCTCAGCCACGCCGCCTGTCTGATAAAGGCAAGG acacagaacagatcaGAGAAGCCCTGAGGAAAGGCCTGGAGATTAACAGTAAATCTGTCCTGCCACCCATCagcagtcagagacagagtcacGACCAGCCACA GAGCCGTAAAGACAGTCTTGAGAGCGAGAGCTCGGCTGCGATCGTCCCACATGAGCTTGTTCGAACTCGGCAGCTGGAGAGTGTTCACCTCAAATTTAACCAGGAATCTGGAACTCTCCTACCACTGTGTCTGAG GGGGCGGCTGCTTCATGGGAGGCACTTCACGTATAAAAGCATAAACGGAGACACGGCGATCACGTTTGTGTCCACGGGAGTGGAGGGAGCTTTCGCTACAGAGGAACATCCCTACGCTGCTCACGGACCCTGGTTACAG ATACTGCTCACTGAAGAGTTCGTTGAGCAAATGTTAAGGGACCTTCAGGACCTGGGTTCTCATGACGAG ATTAAGCTACCGAAGGAGTACAGCTGGCCTGATAAGAAGCTGAAGATCTCCGTGCtgcctgactgtgtgtttgacagtccTTTACAGTGA
- the sufu gene encoding suppressor of fused homolog isoform X3: protein MDDLRPSSGVAAGLAPLFPPGLQAIYGECRRLYPDQANPLQVTAIVKYWLGGPDPLDYISMYRNVGCPAQDVLEHWHYISLGLSDLYGDNRVHEFTGPEGPSGFGFELTFRLKREAGETAPPTWPAELMQGLARYVFQSENTFCSGDHISWHSPLDNSESRIQHMLLTEDPQMQPVQTPFGHVNFLQIVGVCAEELQAAQQWNGQGILDLLRGLHVAGGPWLITDMRRGETIFEIDPHLQQDRVDKGIETDGSNLSGVSAKCVWDDLSRPPEDEDDSRSICIGSQPRRLSDKDTEQIREALRKGLEINSKSVLPPISSQRQSHDQPQSRKDSLESESSAAIVPHELVRTRQLESVHLKFNQESGTLLPLCLRGRLLHGRHFTYKSINGDTAITFVSTGVEGAFATEEHPYAAHGPWLQILLTEEFVEQMLRDLQDLGSHDEIKLPKEYSWPDKKLKISVLPDCVFDSPLQ from the exons ATGGATGATCTGCGGCCTAGCAGCGGAGTTGCAGCGGGGCTTGCGCCGCTCTTCCCCCCGGGTTTGCAGGCAATTTACGGGGAGTGCAGGCGGCTGTACCCCGACCAAGCGAACCCGCTCCAAGTTACAGCTATTGTCAAATATTG GTTGGGAGGCCCAGATCCGTTGGACTACATAAGCATGTACAGAAATGTTGGTTGTCCGGCTCAGGACGTGCTGGAGCACTGGCACTACATCAGTCTGGGGCTCAGTGACCTGTATGGGGACAACAGAGTGCACGA ATTCACAGGTCCAGAGGGCCCTAGCGGTTTTGGCTTTGAGCTAACTTTTCGGCtaaagagagaggcaggggaaACAGCACCCCCCACCTGGCCAGCTGAGCTCATGCAGGGTTTGGCCCGATATGTCTTTCAGTCAG AGAACACATTCTGCAGTGGGGATCATATCTCGTGGCACAGTCCCCTGGACAACAGTGAGTCCCGGATCCAGCACATGCTCCTGACGGAGGATCCGCAGATGCAGCCTGTGCAGACTCCCTTCGGCCACGTCAACTTCCTGCAG attgtgggtgtgtgtgcagaggaaCTGCAGGCTGCACAGCAGTGGAATGGTCAGGGTATTCTGGACCTGCTGAGGGGACTTCACGT tgcggGTGGTCCATGGTTAATAACTGacatgaggagaggagaaacgATATTTGAAATTGATCCACACTTGCAG CAGGACAGAGTGGATAAGGGCATAGAGACAGATGGCTCTAACCTGAGCGGCGTGAGTGCTAAGTGTGTGTGGGATGATCTGAGCCGGCCGCCAGAAGACGAGGACGACAGCCGAAGCATCTGCATCGGCTCTCAGCCACGCCGCCTGTCTGATAAAG acacagaacagatcaGAGAAGCCCTGAGGAAAGGCCTGGAGATTAACAGTAAATCTGTCCTGCCACCCATCagcagtcagagacagagtcacGACCAGCCACA GAGCCGTAAAGACAGTCTTGAGAGCGAGAGCTCGGCTGCGATCGTCCCACATGAGCTTGTTCGAACTCGGCAGCTGGAGAGTGTTCACCTCAAATTTAACCAGGAATCTGGAACTCTCCTACCACTGTGTCTGAG GGGGCGGCTGCTTCATGGGAGGCACTTCACGTATAAAAGCATAAACGGAGACACGGCGATCACGTTTGTGTCCACGGGAGTGGAGGGAGCTTTCGCTACAGAGGAACATCCCTACGCTGCTCACGGACCCTGGTTACAG ATACTGCTCACTGAAGAGTTCGTTGAGCAAATGTTAAGGGACCTTCAGGACCTGGGTTCTCATGACGAG ATTAAGCTACCGAAGGAGTACAGCTGGCCTGATAAGAAGCTGAAGATCTCCGTGCtgcctgactgtgtgtttgacagtccTTTACAGTGA
- the sufu gene encoding suppressor of fused homolog isoform X1, with product MDDLRPSSGVAAGLAPLFPPGLQAIYGECRRLYPDQANPLQVTAIVKYWLGGPDPLDYISMYRNVGCPAQDVLEHWHYISLGLSDLYGDNRVHEFTGPEGPSGFGFELTFRLKREAGETAPPTWPAELMQGLARYVFQSENTFCSGDHISWHSPLDNSESRIQHMLLTEDPQMQPVQTPFGHVNFLQIVGVCAEELQAAQQWNGQGILDLLRGLHVAGGPWLITDMRRGETIFEIDPHLQQDRVDKGIETDGSNLSGVSAKCVWDDLSRPPEDEDDSRSICIGSQPRRLSDKDTEQIREALRKGLEINSKSVLPPISSQRQSHDQPQQSVGHLQSHQTSRSRKDSLESESSAAIVPHELVRTRQLESVHLKFNQESGTLLPLCLRGRLLHGRHFTYKSINGDTAITFVSTGVEGAFATEEHPYAAHGPWLQILLTEEFVEQMLRDLQDLGSHDEIKLPKEYSWPDKKLKISVLPDCVFDSPLQ from the exons ATGGATGATCTGCGGCCTAGCAGCGGAGTTGCAGCGGGGCTTGCGCCGCTCTTCCCCCCGGGTTTGCAGGCAATTTACGGGGAGTGCAGGCGGCTGTACCCCGACCAAGCGAACCCGCTCCAAGTTACAGCTATTGTCAAATATTG GTTGGGAGGCCCAGATCCGTTGGACTACATAAGCATGTACAGAAATGTTGGTTGTCCGGCTCAGGACGTGCTGGAGCACTGGCACTACATCAGTCTGGGGCTCAGTGACCTGTATGGGGACAACAGAGTGCACGA ATTCACAGGTCCAGAGGGCCCTAGCGGTTTTGGCTTTGAGCTAACTTTTCGGCtaaagagagaggcaggggaaACAGCACCCCCCACCTGGCCAGCTGAGCTCATGCAGGGTTTGGCCCGATATGTCTTTCAGTCAG AGAACACATTCTGCAGTGGGGATCATATCTCGTGGCACAGTCCCCTGGACAACAGTGAGTCCCGGATCCAGCACATGCTCCTGACGGAGGATCCGCAGATGCAGCCTGTGCAGACTCCCTTCGGCCACGTCAACTTCCTGCAG attgtgggtgtgtgtgcagaggaaCTGCAGGCTGCACAGCAGTGGAATGGTCAGGGTATTCTGGACCTGCTGAGGGGACTTCACGT tgcggGTGGTCCATGGTTAATAACTGacatgaggagaggagaaacgATATTTGAAATTGATCCACACTTGCAG CAGGACAGAGTGGATAAGGGCATAGAGACAGATGGCTCTAACCTGAGCGGCGTGAGTGCTAAGTGTGTGTGGGATGATCTGAGCCGGCCGCCAGAAGACGAGGACGACAGCCGAAGCATCTGCATCGGCTCTCAGCCACGCCGCCTGTCTGATAAAG acacagaacagatcaGAGAAGCCCTGAGGAAAGGCCTGGAGATTAACAGTAAATCTGTCCTGCCACCCATCagcagtcagagacagagtcacGACCAGCCACA ACAATCAGTTGGACATTTGCAGAGCCACCAAACCTCAAG GAGCCGTAAAGACAGTCTTGAGAGCGAGAGCTCGGCTGCGATCGTCCCACATGAGCTTGTTCGAACTCGGCAGCTGGAGAGTGTTCACCTCAAATTTAACCAGGAATCTGGAACTCTCCTACCACTGTGTCTGAG GGGGCGGCTGCTTCATGGGAGGCACTTCACGTATAAAAGCATAAACGGAGACACGGCGATCACGTTTGTGTCCACGGGAGTGGAGGGAGCTTTCGCTACAGAGGAACATCCCTACGCTGCTCACGGACCCTGGTTACAG ATACTGCTCACTGAAGAGTTCGTTGAGCAAATGTTAAGGGACCTTCAGGACCTGGGTTCTCATGACGAG ATTAAGCTACCGAAGGAGTACAGCTGGCCTGATAAGAAGCTGAAGATCTCCGTGCtgcctgactgtgtgtttgacagtccTTTACAGTGA
- the sufu gene encoding suppressor of fused homolog isoform X2 gives MDDLRPSSGVAAGLAPLFPPGLQAIYGECRRLYPDQANPLQVTAIVKYWLGGPDPLDYISMYRNVGCPAQDVLEHWHYISLGLSDLYGDNRVHEFTGPEGPSGFGFELTFRLKREAGETAPPTWPAELMQGLARYVFQSENTFCSGDHISWHSPLDNSESRIQHMLLTEDPQMQPVQTPFGHVNFLQIVGVCAEELQAAQQWNGQGILDLLRGLHVAGGPWLITDMRRGETIFEIDPHLQDRVDKGIETDGSNLSGVSAKCVWDDLSRPPEDEDDSRSICIGSQPRRLSDKDTEQIREALRKGLEINSKSVLPPISSQRQSHDQPQQSVGHLQSHQTSRSRKDSLESESSAAIVPHELVRTRQLESVHLKFNQESGTLLPLCLRGRLLHGRHFTYKSINGDTAITFVSTGVEGAFATEEHPYAAHGPWLQILLTEEFVEQMLRDLQDLGSHDEIKLPKEYSWPDKKLKISVLPDCVFDSPLQ, from the exons ATGGATGATCTGCGGCCTAGCAGCGGAGTTGCAGCGGGGCTTGCGCCGCTCTTCCCCCCGGGTTTGCAGGCAATTTACGGGGAGTGCAGGCGGCTGTACCCCGACCAAGCGAACCCGCTCCAAGTTACAGCTATTGTCAAATATTG GTTGGGAGGCCCAGATCCGTTGGACTACATAAGCATGTACAGAAATGTTGGTTGTCCGGCTCAGGACGTGCTGGAGCACTGGCACTACATCAGTCTGGGGCTCAGTGACCTGTATGGGGACAACAGAGTGCACGA ATTCACAGGTCCAGAGGGCCCTAGCGGTTTTGGCTTTGAGCTAACTTTTCGGCtaaagagagaggcaggggaaACAGCACCCCCCACCTGGCCAGCTGAGCTCATGCAGGGTTTGGCCCGATATGTCTTTCAGTCAG AGAACACATTCTGCAGTGGGGATCATATCTCGTGGCACAGTCCCCTGGACAACAGTGAGTCCCGGATCCAGCACATGCTCCTGACGGAGGATCCGCAGATGCAGCCTGTGCAGACTCCCTTCGGCCACGTCAACTTCCTGCAG attgtgggtgtgtgtgcagaggaaCTGCAGGCTGCACAGCAGTGGAATGGTCAGGGTATTCTGGACCTGCTGAGGGGACTTCACGT tgcggGTGGTCCATGGTTAATAACTGacatgaggagaggagaaacgATATTTGAAATTGATCCACACTTGCAG GACAGAGTGGATAAGGGCATAGAGACAGATGGCTCTAACCTGAGCGGCGTGAGTGCTAAGTGTGTGTGGGATGATCTGAGCCGGCCGCCAGAAGACGAGGACGACAGCCGAAGCATCTGCATCGGCTCTCAGCCACGCCGCCTGTCTGATAAAG acacagaacagatcaGAGAAGCCCTGAGGAAAGGCCTGGAGATTAACAGTAAATCTGTCCTGCCACCCATCagcagtcagagacagagtcacGACCAGCCACA ACAATCAGTTGGACATTTGCAGAGCCACCAAACCTCAAG GAGCCGTAAAGACAGTCTTGAGAGCGAGAGCTCGGCTGCGATCGTCCCACATGAGCTTGTTCGAACTCGGCAGCTGGAGAGTGTTCACCTCAAATTTAACCAGGAATCTGGAACTCTCCTACCACTGTGTCTGAG GGGGCGGCTGCTTCATGGGAGGCACTTCACGTATAAAAGCATAAACGGAGACACGGCGATCACGTTTGTGTCCACGGGAGTGGAGGGAGCTTTCGCTACAGAGGAACATCCCTACGCTGCTCACGGACCCTGGTTACAG ATACTGCTCACTGAAGAGTTCGTTGAGCAAATGTTAAGGGACCTTCAGGACCTGGGTTCTCATGACGAG ATTAAGCTACCGAAGGAGTACAGCTGGCCTGATAAGAAGCTGAAGATCTCCGTGCtgcctgactgtgtgtttgacagtccTTTACAGTGA